Proteins found in one Epinephelus fuscoguttatus linkage group LG4, E.fuscoguttatus.final_Chr_v1 genomic segment:
- the LOC125887024 gene encoding peroxisomal succinyl-coenzyme A thioesterase-like, translated as MMDRKQRCVRLSVNPSRGLVDEKFTILVQNVFPGSYLTIHALHQSEEGHSWEAFAHYTANATGTVNVSEDPSLGGTYLGVEPMGLLWSLRPVPGNKPGLRLRKMNVQTPMEVTISLYQGHQTEGFLDQVPLASVVVERWYMAPGVQRIPITDYGLSAVLHLPPGPGPFPGVLELWGGGGKLVEYRAALLASHGFASLALDYLTPKITMETGKMVDNEYFERAYRVLEQHPQVLSDRIAILGISFGACVVFKFAVYSQVMKVRCVVAISGIHEQPLDGTIADILAHYHKNAAKTRYNEANEVISRDLMLPITTDPAFKVDVGRLQCPLLLVVGEGDQNWPAYEAAMDMKEMMERAGNSHLLTILSYPNAGHLIEPPFTPHSRTSLYRAATTGKKIIILWGGEMVAHSRAQEDAWRKMLAFLRENLLGGIKPAVTSLSHL; from the exons ATGATGGACAGGAAACAGCGTTGTgtgaggctgtcagtaaatccATCCAGAGGACTCGTGGATGAAAAGTTCACCATCTTGGTCCAGAATGTCTTTCCTGGTTCCTACCTTACCATCCACGCCCTCCACCAGAGTGAGGAAGGACACAGCTGGGAGGCGTTCGCTCACTACACCGCTAACGCCACTGGGACTGTGAACG tatcaGAGGATCCCAGTCTGGGCGGGACATATTTGGGGGTTGAACCGATGGGTCTACTGTGGAGCCTCAGACCAGTTCCAGGCAACAAACCTGGGCTCAG GCTGAGGAAGATGAACGTCCAGACTCCCATGGAGGTCACAATCTCTTTGTACCAGGGTCACCAGACTGAAGGCTTCCTGGACCAGGTGCCTCTTGCCAGTGTCGTGGTGGAGCGTTGGTACATGGCGCCTGGTGTCCAGCGGATCCCGATCACAGATTACGGACTCAGTGCTGTCCTCCACCTGCCCCCAG GACCAGGACCTTTCCCCGGCGTCCTGGAGCTGTGGGGGGGTGGAGGGAAGTTGGTGGAGTACCGTGCAGCGCTGCTGGCCTCCCACGGCTTTGCATCCCTGGCCCTCGACTACCTGACACCTAAAATCACCATGGAAACAGGGAAGATGGTGGACAATGAGTACTTTGAG AGGGCGTACAGAGTTCTGGAGCAGCATCCTCAAGTCCTCAGTGATAGAATCGCCATTTTGGGTATTTCCTTCGGCGCCTGTGTCGTCTTCAAATTTGCTGTTTACTCCCAAGTTATGAAG GTCAGGTGTGTGGTAGCTATTAGTGGAATTCATGAGCAGCCGTTGGACGGGACGATAGCGGACATCTTAGCTCACTATCACAA AAACGCTGCAAAAACTCGCTACAACGAGGCGAATGAGGTGATCTCCCGTGATCTGATGCTGCCCATCACCACAGACCCTGCATTCAAGGTGGAT GTGGGACGACTCCAGTGTCCTCTGTTGCTGGTTGTAGGTGAGGGTGATCAGAACTGGCCGGCCTACGAGGCTGCAATGGAC ATGAAGGAGATGATGGAGCGGGCTGGGAACAGCCACCTGCTGACCATCCTGTCGTACCCGAACGCTGGTCACCTGATCGAGCCACCGTTCACGCCGCACTCCAGAACCAGCCTCTACAGAGCGGCTACCACAGGGAAGAAGA TAATAATTCTGTGGGGTGGAGAGATGGTGGCGCACTCTCGTGCTCAGGAAGACGCCTGGAGGAAGATGCTGGCCTTCCTGAGGGAGAATCTGCTCGGGGGCATAAAACCTGCTGTGACCTCATTATCACACCTGTAA